The sequence below is a genomic window from Flavobacteriales bacterium.
TTATGAATGTACTGAACCCGAAGGTATCCCTGTTCTTTATTGCTTTTTTGCCGCAGTTTGTTAGTCCCAATGGAATGAATGTCACATGGCAGATGGTTGCCCTGGGCTTGATCTTTATGGCGCAGGCGCTGGTCGTGTTCAGCCTGATTGCGATCCTGTCCGGCAGGTTGACAAAGCACATCAATAATCCTAAGCTTTGGAAGATTACCAGGTGGAGCAAGGTGGGTGTATTGTCAATTCTCGGTCTGACATTGGCCTTATCTAAAAAGTAAAGTGATGGGCATGGAATGCAGCAGAACCCGGTTCTTCTTCAACTTTAATTAAATCACTCATAGCCCCGTAATAACCAACATAATAGTTTAGGCAATGGAAAAAATGCATTTTGAACAAACCATCAATGCGCCGGCAGAGAAGGTTTACGATACCATGCTCGGCACGAAGAATATCAATACATATGAACAGTGGACCGCGGAATTCAATCCGACGTCAACCTATGAAGGAGAGTGGCAGAAGGGAGAGAGGATGTTGTTTGTCGGAACCACGGATGATGGGAAGAAGGAAGGCATGGTTTCGGAAATAGTAGAGAACACACCCTTTCGGTTTGTATCGATCCGGCATATCGGAATGCTGAAGGGCGGACAGGAGATTACAGAAGGACCTGAAGTGGAAAAATGGGCAGGCAGTCTTGAAAATTATTCGTTTGAAGAGAACTCCGGCATAACCACTGTGTCGATTGAAATAGATGTGGTGCCTGAGTACAAGGATTACTTCAGCGAGACCTGGCCGAGGGCATTAAATAAGCTTAAGGCATTGGCCGAGGGTTGATTCGGTTTCGACAGGCGCTCGATCTCTACCGGGCTTACCGTTGAATATGAAAACAGATCAGCCACTCACTTCCGGGGATGCGCTCACATTGCTTGCAAGAGGTGAGGGTATTCACACCTGGTTGTCATTGACTGAATTCGTAAGGCAACTCCCGTATGGACGAAACCTCAATCGCTCTGACCTGTCGTTGGTGTTAAGGGAAAAGAAAGGTACGTGCAGTTCAAAACATGCACTCCTGAAACGCCTTGCTGATCTCAACAACGTTCCTGATGTGCAGTTGATCCTGGGAATTTATAAAATGAATGAAGCGAATACACCGGGTATTGGTGAGGAACTTTCACGTCATTCACTGGACTTTATTCCGGAAGCACATTGTTACCTGAAGGTCGACGGTGAACGCATCGACCTTACCACAAAAGGATCTGATTATCGGAACATAGCAAAGGACGTGATGATCGAAACGGAGATACAACCTTCGCAAGTGGCAGCATTCAAGGTCAGCCACCACCAGGATTTTCTGAAACAATGGATAAGGGAAAGCGGTTGCCCGTTAGATT
It includes:
- a CDS encoding SRPBCC domain-containing protein, producing MEKMHFEQTINAPAEKVYDTMLGTKNINTYEQWTAEFNPTSTYEGEWQKGERMLFVGTTDDGKKEGMVSEIVENTPFRFVSIRHIGMLKGGQEITEGPEVEKWAGSLENYSFEENSGITTVSIEIDVVPEYKDYFSETWPRALNKLKALAEG